Proteins encoded by one window of Salarias fasciatus chromosome 1, fSalaFa1.1, whole genome shotgun sequence:
- the sec11a gene encoding signal peptidase complex catalytic subunit SEC11A has protein sequence MLSLDFLDDVRRMNKRQLYYQVLNFGMIVSSALMIWKGLMVVTGSESPIVVVLSGSMEPAFHRGDLLFLTNRVEDPIRVGEIVVFRIEGREIPIVHRVLKIHEKENGDIKFLTKGDNNAVDDRGLYKQGQHWLEKKDVVGRARGFVPYIGIVTILMNDYPKFKYAVLFMLGLFVLVHRE, from the exons ATGTTATCTTTAGACTTTCTCGACGATGTTCGTCGCATGAACAAGCGGCAG CTCTATTACCAGGTGCTGAACTTTGGTATGATTGTTTCCTCTGCGCTGATGATCTGGAAGGGACTGATGGTAGTCACTGGCAGTGAGAGTCCTATTGTTGTTGTCCTCAG TGGGAGCATGGAGCCAGCTTTCCACAGAGGAGACCTGTTGTTTCTGACCAACCGAGTAGAGGATCCCATCAGAGTCGGAGAGATTGTTGTCTTCAGGATAGAGGGCAGAGAAATCCCAATTGTACACAGAGTACTAAAGATCCATGAAAA GGAAAACGGGGACATTAAGTTCTTGACCAAAGGAGACAACAATGCAGTGGACGACAGAGGGCTGTACAAGCAGGGTCAACATTGGCTGGAGAAAAAAGACGTGGTGGGACGAGCTAGAGG GTTTGTGCCATACATTGGGATTGTCACCATTCTCATGAACGATTACCCCAAGTTCAAA TACGCCGTTCTCTTCATGCTGGGTCTCTTCGTGTTGGTCCACCGGGAGTGA
- the alpk3b gene encoding alpha-protein kinase 3, with amino-acid sequence MDSRRTTARSSFGNGRTTNGAHVNGNNRPGGCSYLSNVRPETRSTLCSVIAQLTEEMQPSFETTLKSKAVSENCTVKFSCVVTGYPAPQVTWYKDDMQLDRYCGLPKYEIFRNGQNHSLHIYNCTVEDAAIYQASAINCKGIVSCSGVLEVGDMNEFKIHQRYFAKLKQKAEHKRTEAEGKENQEPLRTISPDRTQRKRRSTMEAFLSTPSSLEDEGSEETQQGPAAETETRLQETAVAEVKEEPIPVTNGVESTLTNGQAVDEKASESATHDSTQKISTTHQAKTPFVKKKIKISSDAKIARGDTSKERVSVDRRGKEEASPSVAPACKETSQPKWSPEEAMEVQNTVYSTGANSDSKNKTKEHQTPSTQEKRFSRRSLKDERTCAETNMSSKKEQRPSTSVAPAAFTSTRHAASGAESKQAPIPEKKAGRKEVKETQSPHPGITSTLPQSSASSPVVSTLKQDIYATDHVTVMDVDVQLKASSDGSAAHTDSPSVDKSQDSRTALPQRSSTPSARQTSSHQKKASVSRPAPPSEVTQAHAKMSRNDAPVSLEIPPDQHAIASKELQKTPTEKQTKRRDIHTSSLHSSLQDTIDEIKVNTSDKSRESNESHTARFTQLPKPPLQSPSGGGAVNTQECNVLPTVLESQVDTAIKSDKGPKIHDSKKAEANGRDELFVPAGSTPANKKIVEMETEPVKVLAVEHTRTKRTKDAGDGESGVVSVNERRKKESGKNDAMSQVDVVEKVNPKSETPKSDTFETPPLQPKPPRSTNSLDRVKDFQEVQKPATKIISVAEMLRSQIKALEISLLNSVSVIPASSDLVQEPSATATEPSPDLRDAERKDTSELKKSRSDRKSETSIDNTPLTTIKATLMEVYNQLLKDDQEQNEMSACVQALQEPVVVPPISVVDTGLTAGIAESYKHADTMDIGQETEAPLILPQDSPVKQSSPLPILNEDKLNNTFQAISNQPERVSHTYASPITVTQADIPETNVTVLGHTEEQLIQGKDIELEQNVTEGNELNSKSEKMVTEINVASHYDHNKMEECCVVSGFVQTALKSPSESDSNSGKQEINNFVQLDSSVVNEQVKSDSFTNPTPEPSPLLKRRSCVSPLPSATPQELASGARRKILTPKAKPEEVTEATYQGDSQTQKKEASQQSSKLSTSPLTPSVSPSLSRRSPLLQPDAGEQTPPAERRSPLVSRRKTAPEPQTPSLLQPDESQTEQKPAEKDKHNPFKAPQVIRKIRGENFADSSGHLKLWCQFFNVLSDSTITWYKNEEEISQMKRNAGDETQVNLAIVQASCKDSGVYGCSITNEYGTDSTDILLSTDILAGMSLREDLGVGEEIEMIPLIFSKGVADSGAWGNKFFGRIMLKESHIGEGCSHKVWRANVIYGLEPVFESGNTCIIKVRNPIAYGGKQESFLVEKNLDTVKQDCKIQNLAREYCKIFSAEARVLENFGSCLEVIPVYMMYRPANTIPYATVETDLTGVYQKYSILDHTGRIDMRSGSDVEQKCSALQHWIFQWTNGNLLFTRLEGVDTKITNVGISVKSTGHQGLPVEGTPKVFENFISQHKCNYFCGLLGLRSLKVMDSLLTPSKPKGSRSPLLQRRMGGGSSSPQTARKAAVSPRLQRKAEQDGNKTATKQKAADAPKEVKTEERITE; translated from the exons ATGGATTCAAGAAGGACGACAGCACGTTCTTCTTTTGGGAACGGAAGAACCACTAATGGGGCTCATGTCAATGGGAATAACCGGCCCGGTGGCTGCAGCTACCTCTCCAACGTGAGACCAGAAACCAG GAGCACGCTCTGCAGTGTGATAGCACAATTAACCGAAGAGATGCAACCCTCGTTCGAGACGACCCTGAAGTCAAAAGCTGTGTCGGAAAACTGCACCGTGAAGTTCTCCTGTGTGGTGACAG GATACCCTGCCCCTCAAGTAACATGGTACAAGGATGACATGCAGTTGGACAGATACTGTGGATTACCTAAATATGAAATATTCCGCAACGGACAAAATCATTCCCTGCATATTTACAA TTGCACTGTGGAGGATGCTGCTATATACCAGGCCTCAGCCATCAACTGTAAAGGGATCGTGTCTTGCTCAGGGGTCCTGGAAGTGGGCGACATGAACGAGTTTAAAATCCACCAGCGTTACTTTGCCAAGCTCAAGCAGAAGGCTGAGCACAAACGCACGGAAGCAGAAGGGAAGGAGAACCAGGAACCGCTACGAACCATCAGCCCAGACCGCACCCAGAGGAAGCGTCGCTCCACAATGGAGGCCTTCCTGAGCACACCAAGCTCCTTGGAGGACGAGGGCAGCGAGGAGACTCAACAGGGTCCGGCTGCAGAAACTGAGACCAGATTACAGGAGACCGCTGTGGCCGAAGTCAAGGAGGAGCCGATCCCCGTCACTAACGGAGTAGAGTCTACTTTGACTAATGGACAGGCCGTCGATGAGAAGGCCAGTGAGAGTGCAACACATGACTCCACTCAGAAGATTTCCACCACGCACCAAGCCAAAACTCCTTTTGTTAAGAAGAAGATTAAGATTTCCAGTGATGCAAAGATTGCAAGGGGAGATACAAGTAAAGAGAGGGTATCTGTTGACAGAAGAGGCAAAGAAGAAGCTTCACCCTCTGTAGCTCCGGCCTGCAAGGAGACCTCACAGCCTAAATGGAGCCCAGAAGAAGCTATGGAGGTACAGAACACTGTTTATTCAACAGGTGCAAACTCAGACtcaaaaaacaagacaaaagagCATCAGACACCATCAACGCAGGAGAAAAGATTTTCTCGCAGGTCTTTAAAGGATGAGCGTACATGTGCTGAGACAAATATGTCCTCAAAGAAAGAACAGAGACCTTCCACCTCAGTGGCTCCAGCTGCTTTTACATCCACAAGACATGCTGCATCAGGAGCTGAAAGCAAACAAGCTCCCATACCGGAGAAGAAAGCTGGACGCAAAGAGGTAAAAGAAACGCAAAGCCCCCATCCCGGCATAACCTCAACTCTACCACAGTCGAGTGCCTCTTCACCAGTTGTCAGCACATTAAAGCAGGATATATATGCAACAGATCATGTCACAGTCATGGATGTTGACGTGCAGCTGAAAGCCTCTTCTGACGGATCTGCAGCGCACACAGACAGTCCGTCAGTGGACAAATCACAGGACAGCAGGACTGCTTTGCCTCAGCGTTCAAGCACACCGTCTGCAAGGCAAACCAGCTCCCACCAAAAAAAGGCGTCTGTCTCTCGGCCAGCACCGCCAAGCGAG GTTACACAGGCCCATGCAAAGATGAGCAGGAATGATGCACCTGTCAGCCTTGAGATACCGCCCGACCAGCACGCCATCGCCTCCAAAGAACTGCAAAAGACCCCAACAGAGAAGCAAACCAAGAGACGTGACATCCACACCTCTTCTTTGCACAGTAGCCTTCAAGATACCATTGATGAGATAAAAGTGAACACATCAGATAAATCCAGGGAATCAAATGAAAGCCACACAGCACGGTTTACACAGCTGCCAAAGCCACCGCTTCAAAGCCCGAGTGGTGGTGGGGCTGTAAACACCCAAGAGTGTAATGTTCTGCCCACAGTCCTCGAAAGCCAAGTGGATACAGCTATAAAATCTGACAAAGGGCCAAAAATACATGACAGCAAGAAGGCAGAAGCTAATGGGAGAGATGAACTGTTTGTACCGGCTGGTAGCACGcctgcaaataaaaaaatagttgAGATGGAGACGGAACCTGTCAAAGTTCTTGCGGTTGAACACACAAGAACAAAAAGGACCAAAGATGCAGGTGATGGGGAGAGCGGTGTAGTCAGCGTCAAcgaaaggagaaagaaagaaagtggcaAGAATGATGCCATGTCTCAGGTGGACGTTGTGGAGAAAGTCAATCCGAAATCCGAGACTCCAAAGTCAGATACATTTGAGACACCACCGCTCCAGCCAAAACCTCCACGAAGCACCAACTCACTGGATCGCGTCAAAGACTTTCAAGAAGTTCAAAAACCTGCAACGAAAATCATTTCTGTCGCTGAAATGTTGAGATCACAAATAAAGGCACTTGAGATCTCACTGTTAAATTCAGTCTCCGTCATACCAGCAAGCTCTGACCTGGTGCAGGAACCTTCAGCCACAGCTACAGAGCCAAGCCCTGATCTGAGAGATGCTGAGAGAAAAGACACGTCTGAACTGAAAAAATCAAGGTCAGACAGGAAAAGTGAGACAAGCATTGACAATACACCTCTCACAACCATAAAGGCAACACTTATGGAAGTTTATAATCAATTACTTAAAGATGATCAAGAGCAAAATGAAATGTCAGCATGTGTTCAGGCTTTGCAGGAACCTGTTGTGGTCCCACCTATCTCTGTTGTAGACACGGGCCTTACTGCAGGCATAGCAGAATCATATAAACATGCCGATACCATGGATATTGGCCAAGAAACTGAAGCACCTTTGATTCTCCCTCAAGACTCTCCAGTCAAACAAAGCTCTCCTCTGCCGATATTGAATGAGGACAAACTGAACAATACATTTCAAGCTATTTCAAATCAACCTGAACGTGTCAGTCACACATATGCATCTCCAATCACAGTGACACAGGCTGATATTCCAGAGACAAATGTTACTGTTTTAGGTCATACCGAAGAACAACTCATTCAAGGCAAAGATATTGAATTGGAACAAAACGTTACTGAAGGAAATGAACTCAACAGCAAATCTGAGAAGATGGTTACAGAAATTAATGTGGCATCCCATTATGATCACAACAAAATGGAAGAATGCTGTGTTGTCTCAGGCTTTGTGCAGACTGCACTGAAGTCTCCCTCTGAAAGTGACTCTAATTCTGGAAAACAAGAAATTAATAATTTCGTTCAGCTGGACAGCTCTGTGGTTAATGAACAGGTGAAGTCCGACTCATTTACAAACCCCACTCCAGAGCCAAGTCCGTTGTTAAAGAGAAGAAGCTGTGTTTCCCCTCTTCCCTCTGCTACTCCACAAGAGCTGGCCTCTGGGGCCAGAAGGAAAATCTTAACACCAAAGGCCAAACCTGAGGAGGTCACAGAGGCCACATACCAAGGTGATagccaaacacagaaaaaggaaGCGTCTCAACAGAGCAGCAAGCTCTCCACGAGCCCTCTGACCCCTTCTGTATCTCCAAGCCTGTCCCGGCGGTCACCTCTACTTCAGCCTGATGCTGGGGAGCAAACCCCTCCTGCAGAGAGACGCTCTCCTCTAgtgagcaggaggaagacagcACCTGAACCTCAAACTCCAAGTCTCTTGCAACCTGATGAGAgtcagacagagcagaaacctgcagaaaagGACAAGCACAACCCATTCAAAG ctcctcaggTTATCCGTAAGATCCGAGGTGAAAACTTTGCAGATTCCTCCGGACATTTAAAACTGTGGTGCCAGTTCTTCAATGTTCTGAGTGACTCCACTATCACATGGTACAAAAACGAAGAGGAGATTTCCCAGATGAAAAGAAA tgcaGGGGATGAAACTCAGGTGAATCTTGCCATTGTTCAGGCGTCATGCAAAGACTCTGGTGTTTATGGATGCTCAATCACAAATGAATATGGAACAGACTCCACTGACATCCTGCTCAGCACAGATA TATTGGCTGGAATGTCTTTGCGTGAGGACCTCGGTG TTGGAGAGGAAATCGAAATGATACCCCTGATATTCAGCAAGGGTGTAGCTGATTCTGGTGCGTGGGGCAACAAATTCTTCGGTCGTATAATGCTGAAGGAATCTCACATTGGAGAGGGCTGTTCTCACAAAGTCTGGAGAGCGAACGTCATCTATGGTTTGGAGCCCGTGTTCGAGTCCGGGAACACTTGCATCATTAAAGTTCGCAATCCCATCGCCTATGGAGGCAAACAGGAAAGCTTTCTTGTGGAGAAGAACTTGGACACAGTGAAGCAG GATTGTAAAATCCAGAACTTGGCCCGGGAATACTGTAAAATTTTTTCAGCAGAGGCACGAGTCCTGGAAAACTTTGGGTCTTGTCTTGA GGTTATTCCAGTCTACATGATGTATCGACCAGCGAACACCATCCCCTACGCCACAGTGGAGACTGACCTGACAGGAGTGTATCAGAAATACTCCATCCTGGATCACACAGGCAGGATAGACATGAGGTCTGGTTCTGATGTGGAGCAGAAGTGCAGCGCCCTGCAGCACTGGATCTTCCAGTGGACCAATGGCAACCTGCTGTTCACTCGGCTGGAGG GTGTTGACACCAAGATCACCAATGTTGGGATTTCAGTCAAATCAACAGG GCATCAAGGCTTACCTGTTGAAGGGACTCCCAAAGTTTTTGAGAATTTCATctcacaacacaaatgcaactACTTCTGCGGTCTGCTCGGCCTGAGGTCACTGAAGGTCATGGACTCTTTACTGACGCCGTCCAAGCCGAAGGGCTCCAGGAGCCCCTTACTTCAGCGCAGGATGGGAGGCGGCTCCTCCAGCCCTCAGACGGCCAGGAAAGCTGCTGTTAGCCCCAGGCTGCAGAGAAAGGCTGAGCAAGACGGCAACAAGACGGCCACTAAACAAAAAGCTGCCGACGCTCCCAAAGAGGTTAAGACTGAAGAAAGAATCACCGAATAA
- the nmbb gene encoding neuromedin Bb — protein MRGLTLSNVCQSGLFTYLMLFSFVSFTAAVSFDLTELRNKVAKIKVNPRGNLWATGHFMGKKSVVDSPLLPSAGDQAAGALEVSLPAEQSALQQLFQEFLRVALQAQLDTQGSRSKNQEANLLMKILENYIENKK, from the exons ATGAGAGGACTCACGCTGAGCAACGTCTGCCAGTCCGGCTTGTTTACATACCTTATGCTGTTTTCTTTCGTGTCTTTCACCGCCGCCGTTAGTTTCGACCTGACTGAGCTTAGGAATAAAGTTGCAAAAATTAAAGTGAATCCAAGAGGCAATCTTTGGGCAACAG GACATTTCATGGGTAAGAAGAGCGTGGTGGACAGCCCGCTGCTGCCTTCAGCCGGGGACCAGGCGGCGGGAGCGCTGGAAGTTTCGCTCCCGGCGGAGCAGAGCGCGCTCcagcagctcttccaggagTTCCTGCGCGTGGCTCTGCAGGCGCAGCTGGACACACAAGGGAGCCGCTCGAAAAACCAG GAGGCAAATTTGTTGATGAAGATTTTAGAAAACTACATCGAAAATAAAAAGTGA